In Paenibacillus stellifer, the DNA window ACCTCGCTGCCGTCTACCTTGACCAGTGCTTCCGGCGATGTGCCGACGATGATCTCCTCATCCATTTTCAGATAATACATATAAGGTGACGGATTCAGCGTGCGAAGCATCCGGTACACATGCAGCGGTGATACTTCGGTGTTGATATGGAAGCGCTGGGAGAGCACCACCTGGAAAATATCGCCCGCCCGGATGTACTCCTTGGCTTGCTCGACGTTGCTGATAAACTGCTCTTTCGACAGATTGGAGTGGATGTCGCCGAGATCGATGTCCTGCGGGATGCTGTGCCGGTTCATATTCTCCCTCGGTCCATCCTTGTGAAGCTCATCGGCCAGCGCTTCCAGATTGTCGTTCAGCTTGGCATAATTCGCACGGATGTCATCGTCGCTGTCGCCGTCCTTGATATGAAGGTTGCCAACCAGCAGTATTTGCTGTTTCACATGATCGAACACGATGATCCGGTCGCAGAACATGAAGCGGATGTCGTCCATCTTCAGATCGTCGCTGGCATGCGCCGGCAGCTTCTCATAATATTGCAGCAGATCGTAACCGAAGAATCCGATCGCCCCACCTGTGAACGGCGGCATATCCTGAAGCTTCGGGCTCCGATAAGAGCGGAGCAGCGTCTTGAGCTCTTCGATCGGCTTGCCTTTCAACTGCTTCTTCTCTCCGCCGATTTCGATGTTGATAACCCCTTTTTTACCGGATATCAGCAGAAACGGATCGCTTCCGATGAATGAGTAGCGTGCCCACTGGATTCCCCCCTCCACGCTTTCCAGCAGAAAGGCGTTGCGGCGGTTGGCGAAGCGCTGAAAGATCCGGATCGGCGTCTCCATATCGGCCAGCACTCGCTTGACCACGGGAATCAGATTGTACTGCCTGGCGAGGGACACCACTTGCTCTACGCTGGGACTGGTCATTTGTCGTTCCTCCTTGGAATCTGAAATCATAAACGGCTCTAAATGCAGAAAAACCTCTACCGAAGTAGAGGTTTAGTTAGGCAAGCGTATAAAAGAGCGGGGATGATGGCATATACTCGAAAAATACGCGCAAAAGGATTAAGCAGCATCCTCCGCGCCCTGCGAACCTGTGTCCACATTCTAAGCGCGGAGATCCCCTCACGGATCATCCGTTCCAATTCCCAAATACTCGTCTCTTCTCAGCTCATCTAAACTGTTCTAAACTCTGCTTCACTCGTCTGATATCACTATACATGATAGCTATGCTCTTTTACAACCCCATTATTTCAGGAGGGCAGGTTCCGCACTCAAGCCGGAACTCTGTTATTTGCTTTCCGTCAAGTCGGGACGAAGACGCTGCGCCTCGTTCAAATAGACGTGGCGGATCTCCTTCTGGCTCTTCTCGGTATTGACCTGGACCATCAGCCGGATGCATTTCGGCAGGCTGCCTTTGACCGGAATTTCAATGGCGCACATCAAGGGAACAAGCTCCCAGCCCTCGATCTCCCGAATCGCCTTGGCCGGAAAAGCCGCATCCAGATCTGTCGTCATTGTGATCCATACGCTGCAGATGTCTTCGGCAACCAGGTCGTTGCGTTCCACCATTTCTCGCAGCAGCAGTACGGTCTCGCGAAGAATTTCCTCTCCATCGTTGCGGGTGACTGTCGTCGCGCCGCGGATGCCCCGGTTCACCATGGGCTTCCCTCCTTCTTCAGCTGGCCGACAACCTCTCTGATAACGGATTCCTCGACGCCTTCAACAATACTCACGGCACCGATCTCATCCGGCACGATAAATGTAATCCGGCCTTCCTTGAATTTCTTGTCATGCATCATGGCTTCAATGATATCATCCACACTGTACTGTGCGGGCAGCGTTACTGGAAGCTCCAGAGCCGTCAGCATCGACACCGTCTCCTCGTAGAGCGACTGCGGACGGCCCAGCTTGGCCGCCACGAGCGCGGAGCCCGCCATTCCGATGGAGATGGCTTCCCCATGCAGGAACGTGCCATAGCCGCCGACCGCCTCGATCGCATGTCCGATCGTGTGGCCCAGATTCAGAATCGCGCGGAGTCCGTGCTCCCGCTCGTCTTCGCCGACCACATCCGCTTTGATCGCGCACCCGCGTTCCAAGGCATAGCCCAGCGCTTCCGGCTGAAGTGACAGCAGCTCAGCCGCATGCTCGCGGCACCAGTAGGCGAACTCGCGGTCCAGAATGAGACCATGCTTGATGACCTCCGCCAGCCCCGAACGCACATCACGCGGCGGAAGCGTCGCCAGCGTATCAAGGTCGTAAACGACCATCTTGGGCTGATAGAACGCTCCGATCATGTTCTTGGCAAGGGGATGGTTCACCGCCACTTTGCCGCCTACGCTGCTGTCATGCGCCAGAATCGTCGTCGGAATCTGCAGGAAGCCGATGCCGCGCATATAGGTCGCGGCGACAAAGCCAGCCAAATCTCCGACAACCCCGCCGCCGAGCGCCAGCACGGCGGAATGGCGATCCAGTCCGGCCTTGATAGCGGTCGTCATGACCTCCTCATAGACGGTCAGCGATTTCGAGGCTTCCCCGGCCGGGATGATATGGGTAACAACCTTGTAGCCGCCTTCTTCCAGCTTGGCTGTCAGTCCGTCCAAATACAGCGGAGCCACCGAGTTGTCGCTGACCACAAGCAGCGAACTTCGGACCGGAAATCCGGCCTCCCCGCATAATTCAGCGATTCCGTCCAGCAGACCGGAGCCGATCACGATCGGATACGAGCGCTCACCGAGCGATACCTGAATTCTCCGCATATTAATAGCTCTCCACTTGGGCCAGGTAATTGTTGTAATTGGCCCGGATTTCTTCCATGGAATCTCCGCCGAACTTGTCCAGGAACGCCTTGGCCAATTCCCAGGCGACCACGTTCTCCATGACCACACATGCGGCA includes these proteins:
- the trpE gene encoding anthranilate synthase component I, which gives rise to MTSPSVEQVVSLARQYNLIPVVKRVLADMETPIRIFQRFANRRNAFLLESVEGGIQWARYSFIGSDPFLLISGKKGVINIEIGGEKKQLKGKPIEELKTLLRSYRSPKLQDMPPFTGGAIGFFGYDLLQYYEKLPAHASDDLKMDDIRFMFCDRIIVFDHVKQQILLVGNLHIKDGDSDDDIRANYAKLNDNLEALADELHKDGPRENMNRHSIPQDIDLGDIHSNLSKEQFISNVEQAKEYIRAGDIFQVVLSQRFHINTEVSPLHVYRMLRTLNPSPYMYYLKMDEEIIVGTSPEALVKVDGSEVKTRPIAGTRPRGVNEQQDRELAEELLADEKERAEHLMLVDLGRNDLGRVSEFGTVKCDTFMEIEKYSHVMHLVSNVSGKLRQDKDFFDAFLSCLPAGTVSGAPKLRAMEIIAELEREARGAYAGAIGYLGFSGNMDSCITIRTIIFRKGRAYVQAGAGIVWDSVPEKEYDETVNKAKAMLKAIRMAEAMFPQEKNAGGSINQDYLYEYTP
- the aroH gene encoding chorismate mutase — translated: MVNRGIRGATTVTRNDGEEILRETVLLLREMVERNDLVAEDICSVWITMTTDLDAAFPAKAIREIEGWELVPLMCAIEIPVKGSLPKCIRLMVQVNTEKSQKEIRHVYLNEAQRLRPDLTESK
- the aroB gene encoding 3-dehydroquinate synthase, which gives rise to MRRIQVSLGERSYPIVIGSGLLDGIAELCGEAGFPVRSSLLVVSDNSVAPLYLDGLTAKLEEGGYKVVTHIIPAGEASKSLTVYEEVMTTAIKAGLDRHSAVLALGGGVVGDLAGFVAATYMRGIGFLQIPTTILAHDSSVGGKVAVNHPLAKNMIGAFYQPKMVVYDLDTLATLPPRDVRSGLAEVIKHGLILDREFAYWCREHAAELLSLQPEALGYALERGCAIKADVVGEDEREHGLRAILNLGHTIGHAIEAVGGYGTFLHGEAISIGMAGSALVAAKLGRPQSLYEETVSMLTALELPVTLPAQYSVDDIIEAMMHDKKFKEGRITFIVPDEIGAVSIVEGVEESVIREVVGQLKKEGSPW